A single genomic interval of Pseudorasbora parva isolate DD20220531a chromosome 21, ASM2467924v1, whole genome shotgun sequence harbors:
- the sema4gb gene encoding semaphorin-4G, whose amino-acid sequence MGQTKPPNFMLVVLGYLIPVIWGFPFGPVLDMDVTPRTTVHVNGLLGCNHFHGAAVNYSSLLLEDGPGLLYVGAREAIYKLDTANISDTNISLSLEWAASAEQKRQCLSKGKNNQTECYNHVRFLDRYNDTHLYTCGTHAFRPRCAYIDVARFTFVRFEEGKEKCPYDPTKSYTGFIIDGEMYSASQYEFRNIPDIRRNFPFPNLRTDDSPTRWLLESDFVGSALLRESINSSIGDDDKLYFFFTERNTEPTAYSSQTKVARVARVCKGDIGGQRTLQRKWTSFLKARLVCAIPDYELQFNVLRNVFVVEGSNIHDSVFYGIFGLEWRNVKMSAVCQFSLRDVQTAFDGPYMELQDSKWREYTGKVPDPRPGSCITDQHRALLINSSRDLPDNTLNFARRHPLMSKQIQPVGGRPLLLHKSADYTKIAVQQVVGLDGRIYDMLFIGTDEGWLHRAVKIRDRVHIIEELQLFEEKQPINNMVISQKQNSIYVSAPSGVVQVPLSSCERYASCYDCVFARDPLCGWDGRTCAEITSYANRSSLVQDVQMGSRGCTNITNDGFVMHRTRAVMAGDDVLLQCEIRSNLATPHWTLNGQQLQGYGVDFGYRTGNDGLLIIGAQNQQSGHYRCYAVENGVWVPVRSYMVRVQPVPPPASHLSGSPTALPESFFTTTTVPTPSPSSGPVEQILSPPPAPLPSGPEFQTYRHMEAMYISLVAVLGGLCLVLTVVLLYVSFCARNSPNATKYSQQALSMSMATERKRSSHFELKTISSHCNGRTEGRSRATSRDGEFIQIVPADMQATASEEPPPAPPLPMAPPLPASEYANGLSATLPSVLRKMNGNSYVLLRQTDSEMTSPLYHSFTEELNKILEKRKHTQLDIQPDESSV is encoded by the exons GGCTGCTGGGTTGTAATCATTTCCATGGAGCTGCAGTGAACTACAGCTCTCTGTTACTGGAGGATGGGCCTGGGTTGCTGTATGTCGGGGCCAGAGAGGCCATTTACAAACTGGACACTGCCAACATCTCTGACACCAATATCTCTCTTTCT CTGGAATGGGCAGCATCTGCTGAACAGAAGAGGCAGTGCCTGAGCAAAGGAAAGAACAATCAG ACTGAATGCTACAATCACGTGCGATTCCTGGACCGATACAACGACACTCACCTGTACACCTGCGGGACGCATGCCTTCAGACCACGCTGTGCTTACATA GATGTGGCACGCTTCACCTTTGTGCGTTTTGAAGAGGGAAAGGAGAAATGTCCGTATGACCCTACAAAGAGCTACACTGGATTTATAATAG ATGGTGAGATGTACTCTGCATCTCAGTACGAGTTTCGTAACATTCCTGATATACGACGCAACTTTCCTTTCCCAAATTTGCGGACAGACGATTCCCCAACAAGATGGCTGCTGG AGTCAGATTTTGTCGGCTCAGCTTTACTCAGAGAGAGTATCAACAGCTCCATCGGGGATGATGACAAACTCTACTTCTTCTTCACGGAGAGGAACACAGAACCCACGGCTTACTCCAGCCAGACCAAAGTAGCCAGGGTGGCCCGTGTGTGCAAA GGGGACATCGGAGGACAGAGGACTCTTCAGAGGAAGTGGACGTCTTTTCTTAAGGCCAGGCTGGTGTGCGCCATCCCTGATTATGAGCTTCAATTCAACGTCCTACGCAACGTTTTTGTCGTCGAGGGAAGCAACATACACGACAGTGTCTTTTATGGCATTTTTGGACTTGAGTG GAGAAATGTTAAGATGTCTGCAGTATGTCAGTTCTCTCTCAGAGATGTCCAGACAGCTTTTGATGGGCCTTACATGGAACTACAGGACTCCAAATGGAGGGAGTACACTGGGAAAGTTCCGGATCCGAGGCCTGGCTCG TGTATAACTGATCAGCATCGTGCCCTGCTCATAAATTCCTCCCGGGATCTCCCTGACAACACACTCAATTTTGCTCGGAGACACCCTTTAATGTCCAAACAAATCCAGCCAGTGGGAGGACGTCCTCTGTTGCTCCATAAGAGCGCAGACTACACCAAGATCGCTGTACAACAGGTTGTGGGTTTGGATGGACGCATCTATGACATGCTCTTCATTGGGACAG ATGAGGGCTGGTTACACAGGGCTGTAAAGATCAGAGACCGTGTGCATATCATTGAGGAGCTTCAGCTGTTCGAGGAGAAACAGCCAATCAATAACATGGTGATATCACAAAAACAG AACAGTATCTATGTGAGCGCCCCGTCTGGGGTGGTGCAAGTCCCCCTGTCATCCTGTGAGCGCTACGCCTCCTGCTATGACTGCGTGTTTGCACGAGATCCACTCTGCGGTTGGGATGGAAGAACATGTGCTGAGATAACATCTTACGCTAACAG GTCCAGTCTCGTCCAGGACGTCCAGATGGGAAGCAGAGGCTGTACTAATATTACAAATGATG GTTTCGTCATGCACCGGACACGTGCAGTGATGGCAGGAGATGATGTGCTGTTACAGTGTGAGATTCGTTCTAACCTGGCCACCCCTCACTGGACGCTGAACGGTCAGCAGCTGCAGGGTTACGGTGTAGACTTCGGCTACCGCACGGGCAACGACGGCCTCCTCATCATCGGCGCTCAGAACCAGCAAAGCGGACACTACCGCTGTTACGCAGTGGAGAATGGCGTCTGGGTTCCCGTCCGCAGTTACATGGTTAGAGTGCAACCCGTTCCGCCTCCTGCGTCACATCTCTCAGGAAGCCCGACAGCTCTTCCTGAAAGTTTCTTCACTACCACAACGGTGCCAACTCCGAGTCCTTCCAGTGGTCCTGTTGAGCAGATTCTGTCACCCCCACCGGCCCCATTGCCTTCAGGGCCGGAGTTCCAGACCTACAGGCACATGGAGGCCATGTATATCTCTCTGGTGGCTGTACTCGGCGGGCTTTGTCTGGTACTAACGGTGGTCCTGCTATATGTTAGCTTCTGTGCACGCAACTCTCCCAATGCCACAAAGTACTCCCAGCAAGCACTGTCCATGAGCATGGCAACCGAAAGAAAGAGGAGCTCGCACTTTGAGCTCAAAACCATCTCCAGCCACTGCAATGGCCGAACTGAGGGGCGTAGCAGAGCAACGTCAAGAGACGGTGAGTTTATACAGATCGTTCCAGCGGACATGCAGGCCACGGCGAGCGAGGAGCCTCCACCCGCGCCGCCACTTCCCATGGCACCGCCCCTGCCCGCCTCGGAATACGCCAATGGACTGTCGGCCACGTTGCCCAGTGTGCTGAGAAAGATGAACGGGAACAGCTATGTGCTCCTGAGGCAGACGGACTCAGAAATGACATCTCCACTTTACCACTCCTTCACTGAGGAGCTCAACAAGATTCTAGAAAAgaggaaacacacacagttGGACATCCAACCAGATGAGAGCTCAGTGTAG